The Oceanispirochaeta sp. genome contains the following window.
ATTCAACCTCGGCAACTTCCGCCAGAGCAATCAAATCGCCGGTTTTCAGCTTATCTCCTTCCTTTACCTTAATTTCCCGGATCACTCCGGCGAAGGGGGAGGGGATCTCCATCACAGCCTTTTCACTTTCCATGGCCAGCAGGGCCTCTTCGGCTTCGACCTCCTGGCCCAGGGTTATGAATATTTCCGCTACTGGAACGGAGTCATCCGTACCCAGGTCGGGGATTCTAATTTCTTTTAATTCTGCCATTGTTCTTCCTTACACTGTCATCGGATTGGGCTTGCTGCTATCCAGATCATACTTCTTGATGGCCTGGCTCAGTACTTCGGTTTTCAGGTTTCCCTGATCTACCAGTCCCTTCAAGGCGTTTAGAACGATATAGTACCGGTCTACTTCAAAAAAGCGCCGCAGCTGTTCTCTTGAATCACTCCGTCCGTATCCATCGGTACCCAGAATAATGGTTTGGTTGGGTATGAGCCGCCTGATCTGCTCAGGATAGGCTCTGATATAGTCCGTACTGATCACAACGGGTCCCTCATGTCCCTTCATCGATTTGCTAACATAGGAGACTTTCGGTTTTTTATCGGGGTTATTCATATTGTAACGTTCACATTCAGAACCTTCCCTGTGCAGCTGATTGATGCCCGGGAGGCTCCATATATCAGAATCGACCTTCCATTCTTCCTTCAGAATCACCGCGGCCGCCAGGATTTCCTGGAAAATGCTTCCCGATCCCATGAGCTGTACTCTTTTTGAAGCTCCTTCTGCTTTTTTGAAGAGGTACATACCCTTGCGGATTCCCTCTTCACTGCCCTCGGGAAGGCCGGGCTGGATATAGTTTTCATTCATCAGGGATATGTAGTAGAAGACACTCTCATTGTCCTGATACATCCTCTTCATTCCATCCTGGATAATCACGGCCAGTTCAAAGGCAAAGGCTGGATCATAAGACTGGCAGCTGGGGATTGTACCCGCCATGATATGACTGTGTCCGTCCTGATGCTGCAGGCCTTCACCGTTCAAGGTCGTCCGCCCTGAAGTGGCTCCCAGAAGGAAACCCTTGGCCCTGATATCACCGGCCATCCAGGCCAGGTCTCCAATCCGCTGAAAACCGAACATGGAGTAGAAAATGTAGAAGGGAATCATGTTGACTCCGTAATGGGAGTAGGCCGTTCCCGCAGCCAGCCAGGAGGAGAAGGCTCCCGCTTCGTTTATTCCTTCTTCCAGAATCTGCCCTTTTTTATCTTCCTTATACCACATGACAGATTCAGAATCCTGAGGTTCATAGAGCTGTCCGTAGGGGGCGTAAATTCCCAGCTGACGGAACATGCCTTCCATTCCGAAGGTCCGGGCTTCATCCGGGACGATGGGGACAATCTGCTTTCCAATCTCCTTATCCCTGGCCAATGTGCTTAACAGACGAACAAAGGCCATGGTTGTCGACATCTCTTTGTCTCCTGAACCCTTTAATATAGCCGAGAAACTATCCAACGGGATGGATTTTATGGGGGTTGATATATTATTTCTGGAAGGTAAATACCCGCCAAGTCCCTCGCGTGTCTGCCGGATATATTTCATTTCCTTGCTGTCTTCATCAGGTTTCAGATAGGGAACATCATAGAGTTCATCATCTTTGAGAGGAATATGGAACCGGTCTCTGAATACTTTTAGAGATTCTAGGTCCATCTTCTTCTGGGAGTGGGAGCTGTTCGCCGCTTCACCGGCATCACCCATCCCGAAACCCTTGACCGTCTTGGCCAGGATGACCGTGGGCTGACCCTTGTGTTTAACCGCCGAGGCATAAGCCGCATATATTTTACGGGGATCGTGTCCACCGCGGCTCAGTTTGAATATTTCTTCATCTGTCATACCTTTGACCAGTTCAAGAGTTTCCGGATACTTCCCGAAGAAATGTTCTCTTATATAGGCACCATCATGGGCCTTGAATGCCTGATATTCTCCGTCGACACACTCGTTCATCCTCTTGATCAGCAGTCCGGATTTATCTTTGTTTAAAAGAGCATCCCATTCGGTACCCCAGATGACCTTGATGACATTCCAACCGGCTCCCCGAAAATTTCCTTCCAGTTCCTGGATGATATTACCGTTTCCACGAACCGGACCATCCAGTCTCTGGAGGTTGCAGTTGATGACAAATATCAGATTGTCCAGTTTTTCCCGGGCTGCCAGGCTGATGGCTCCCTGTGATTCTGGTTCATCCATCTCACCGTCTCCCAGGAACGCCCAGACCTTCCGGTCTCCCGGATCAGCCTGATCCCGGGCCTCCATGTATTTCATAAAACGGGCCTGATAGATGGCTTGAAGGGGGCCCAGTCCCATGGAAACCGTCGGAA
Protein-coding sequences here:
- the aceE gene encoding pyruvate dehydrogenase (acetyl-transferring), homodimeric type — its product is MSEYLDKDPEETREWLEALEGVIGEEGNEKAHFLIQNLIDQARKKGIKVPYSPTTPYINTLTPEESEKMPGNTLIARDVAAYVRWNALSMVVRANRKDTGLGGHIASFASSAALYEVGFDYFFKGPKAPTREDLIFFQGHSSPGMYSRAFLEGRLTEEQLDHFREETGGKGLSSYPHPWLMPDFWQFPTVSMGLGPLQAIYQARFMKYMEARDQADPGDRKVWAFLGDGEMDEPESQGAISLAAREKLDNLIFVINCNLQRLDGPVRGNGNIIQELEGNFRGAGWNVIKVIWGTEWDALLNKDKSGLLIKRMNECVDGEYQAFKAHDGAYIREHFFGKYPETLELVKGMTDEEIFKLSRGGHDPRKIYAAYASAVKHKGQPTVILAKTVKGFGMGDAGEAANSSHSQKKMDLESLKVFRDRFHIPLKDDELYDVPYLKPDEDSKEMKYIRQTREGLGGYLPSRNNISTPIKSIPLDSFSAILKGSGDKEMSTTMAFVRLLSTLARDKEIGKQIVPIVPDEARTFGMEGMFRQLGIYAPYGQLYEPQDSESVMWYKEDKKGQILEEGINEAGAFSSWLAAGTAYSHYGVNMIPFYIFYSMFGFQRIGDLAWMAGDIRAKGFLLGATSGRTTLNGEGLQHQDGHSHIMAGTIPSCQSYDPAFAFELAVIIQDGMKRMYQDNESVFYYISLMNENYIQPGLPEGSEEGIRKGMYLFKKAEGASKRVQLMGSGSIFQEILAAAVILKEEWKVDSDIWSLPGINQLHREGSECERYNMNNPDKKPKVSYVSKSMKGHEGPVVISTDYIRAYPEQIRRLIPNQTIILGTDGYGRSDSREQLRRFFEVDRYYIVLNALKGLVDQGNLKTEVLSQAIKKYDLDSSKPNPMTV